A stretch of the Brooklawnia cerclae genome encodes the following:
- a CDS encoding rhodanese-like domain-containing protein: MGLRDIFGRAGGSSPADETAVPVTEALSLLASGGVVIDVRTRAEYERGHLPGARLVPINDLRSSPLEAIWGRDPLAMLDPETPDRAVIVVSASPAHAGAIAHLLRDEGFNAHTLAGGLLGWVRDGQVLIPGPPR; this comes from the coding sequence ATGGGACTGCGGGACATCTTCGGCCGCGCGGGGGGCTCGTCCCCCGCGGACGAGACCGCCGTGCCGGTGACCGAGGCGCTCTCGCTGCTCGCCTCCGGCGGGGTCGTCATCGACGTGCGTACCCGCGCCGAATACGAGCGTGGGCACCTGCCGGGGGCGCGGCTGGTGCCGATCAACGACCTGCGCAGCTCTCCCCTGGAGGCCATCTGGGGACGCGATCCGCTCGCCATGCTCGACCCGGAGACCCCTGATCGGGCCGTCATCGTGGTGAGCGCGAGCCCGGCCCATGCCGGGGCGATCGCCCACCTGCTACGGGACGAGGGCTTCAACGCCCACACGCTGGCCGGCGGTCTCCTCGGCTGGGTACGCGACGGTCAGGTGCTCATCCCGGGGCCGCCTCGCTGA
- a CDS encoding single-stranded DNA-binding protein, with amino-acid sequence MAGDTQITLIGNLTSDPDLRFTPSGAAVANFTVASTPRTFDRQNNEWKDGETMFLNCSIWRQAAENVAETLTKGMRVIVQGRLKSRSYDDREGNRRTVFEVEVEEVGPSLRYATAKVARTSSGSGGNWQGGGQGGGQGGANQSGDNWNSGGGNQSSNRGAMNDPWANAQSEEPPF; translated from the coding sequence ATGGCTGGCGACACCCAGATCACGCTGATCGGCAATCTGACCAGCGACCCCGACCTGCGCTTCACCCCCTCGGGGGCGGCGGTGGCCAACTTCACGGTCGCCTCGACGCCGCGCACGTTCGATCGGCAGAACAATGAGTGGAAAGATGGCGAGACCATGTTCCTCAACTGCTCGATCTGGCGACAGGCGGCAGAGAACGTGGCCGAGACGCTGACCAAGGGCATGCGAGTGATCGTCCAGGGCCGCCTGAAGTCGCGCAGCTACGACGACCGCGAGGGCAACCGCCGTACGGTCTTCGAGGTCGAGGTCGAGGAAGTCGGCCCCTCCCTGCGCTATGCGACCGCCAAGGTCGCCCGGACGTCGTCCGGCTCCGGCGGTAACTGGCAGGGCGGCGGCCAAGGTGGCGGTCAGGGTGGCGCCAACCAATCCGGCGACAACTGGAACTCGGGCGGCGGCAACCAGTCGTCCAACCGAGGCGCCATGAACGATCCGTGGGCCAACGCCCAGAGCGAGGAACCTCCCTTCTGA
- a CDS encoding ABC transporter substrate-binding protein — MRRFPLMMATAAVTFALALSSCGGGESSGDGSEATGTLTLAGWSLASTPEFQTLADAFNATDPKYKVEVKEYQDGNNYDTQMVADLAAGTAPDIYVQKNLKNFYTYQDGEQLLDVSDVATELSDETGGLDAYEVDGKTWAIPYRQDAWVIFYNKDLFAKAGVAEPDGTWTWDDYVTAAEQLTAALGADGAQGAYQHSWQSVVQGFALAQTPGADLLSGDFSYLTPYYERSLALADAGAMPDYGTVTTNKLTYQAQFGKQKAALLPMGTWYIATLIAQQASGDADAFEWGIAPAPQYDESTTGTDNVPVTFADPTGLGINPALDEDKVQTAKDFLAFAAGPDGAKAMAGIGITPALTSDDVVDTFFATDGAPTDELSKFAFSTHEVKPENPVSEHTAAIQNLLNETHSAILSKSVTVDEGIADAEQRAQDEVLNK; from the coding sequence ATGAGGCGATTCCCACTGATGATGGCCACGGCGGCGGTCACGTTCGCCCTGGCCCTGTCCTCGTGCGGCGGCGGCGAGTCCTCCGGCGATGGCAGCGAGGCGACCGGCACGCTCACCCTCGCCGGCTGGAGCCTTGCCAGCACGCCCGAGTTCCAGACGCTGGCCGACGCCTTCAACGCCACCGATCCGAAGTACAAGGTGGAGGTCAAGGAGTACCAGGACGGCAACAACTACGACACCCAGATGGTCGCCGACCTGGCGGCCGGCACCGCTCCCGACATCTATGTGCAGAAGAACCTGAAGAACTTCTACACCTACCAGGACGGCGAGCAACTGCTCGACGTCTCGGACGTGGCCACGGAGCTCTCGGACGAGACCGGCGGCCTGGACGCGTACGAGGTCGACGGCAAGACATGGGCGATCCCTTACCGTCAGGACGCCTGGGTGATCTTCTACAACAAGGATCTGTTCGCCAAGGCCGGTGTCGCCGAACCCGACGGCACCTGGACCTGGGACGACTACGTCACCGCCGCGGAGCAACTGACCGCGGCTCTGGGGGCCGACGGTGCGCAAGGTGCCTATCAGCACAGCTGGCAGTCGGTCGTCCAGGGATTCGCGCTCGCGCAGACCCCGGGCGCCGACCTTCTCAGCGGTGACTTCAGCTACCTCACGCCGTACTACGAGCGTTCATTGGCGCTGGCCGATGCCGGGGCGATGCCCGACTACGGCACGGTCACCACGAACAAGCTCACCTACCAGGCGCAGTTCGGCAAGCAGAAGGCGGCGCTCCTGCCGATGGGCACGTGGTACATCGCGACGCTGATCGCACAGCAGGCGAGCGGTGACGCCGACGCGTTCGAGTGGGGCATCGCACCCGCCCCGCAGTACGACGAGAGCACCACCGGTACCGACAACGTCCCGGTGACGTTCGCCGACCCGACCGGGCTGGGCATCAACCCGGCGCTGGACGAGGACAAGGTCCAGACGGCCAAGGATTTCCTGGCGTTCGCCGCGGGTCCGGATGGGGCCAAGGCAATGGCCGGCATCGGCATCACTCCTGCTCTCACGTCCGATGACGTCGTCGACACGTTCTTCGCGACCGACGGTGCACCGACCGACGAGTTGTCGAAGTTCGCATTCTCGACGCACGAGGTCAAGCCGGAGAACCCGGTGTCGGAGCACACCGCCGCGATCCAGAACCTGCTCAACGAGACGCATTCGGCGATCCTCTCCAAGAGCGTCACGGTGGACGAGGGCATAGCCGATGCCGAGCAGCGCGCGCAGGACGAGGTCCTCAACAAGTGA
- a CDS encoding LacI family DNA-binding transcriptional regulator, whose product MTLEPHNGLLPGSRRVYLLQALTQQGSVRVADVADALGVSSITIRRDLAQLADEGLVHRVHGGAQLIRDASIPIQPAVPVVATRTPTSTSVGMIVPSLDYYWPEIVRGAEEEARSRGLHTVLRGSSYGNDDDQTQIEHLLDQARVGGLLLAPNMDSPRAAEMLDWLVTTGVPSVLVERQATVPPHDQPMESVVSDHASGAMAAVRHLVDLGHTRVGLVLSEQSPTGPHVRRGWIQASAECGLDVSGVVDRMVARRQSLDADPVIGDIIDECLSSGTTALLVHADPEAIAIVQQCQNQGLHVPGDLSIVAYDDEVAGLFSPAITAVRPPRSSIGRAAMWLLASRMDDAHLPTHRIVVTPKLQVRDSTGPATRVQD is encoded by the coding sequence ATGACACTCGAACCACACAACGGCCTCCTTCCCGGCAGCCGTCGCGTCTACCTGCTCCAGGCGCTGACCCAGCAGGGCAGCGTGCGCGTGGCCGACGTCGCGGACGCGCTGGGGGTGTCGTCCATCACGATCCGGCGCGATCTCGCGCAGCTGGCCGACGAGGGGCTCGTCCATCGGGTGCACGGCGGCGCCCAGCTCATCAGGGACGCCTCCATCCCCATCCAACCCGCGGTTCCCGTCGTGGCCACTCGGACACCGACGTCGACCAGCGTGGGCATGATCGTCCCCTCACTGGACTACTACTGGCCGGAGATCGTCCGCGGGGCCGAGGAAGAAGCGCGTTCACGAGGACTGCACACCGTGCTGCGGGGCTCGTCCTACGGCAACGACGACGACCAGACGCAGATCGAGCATCTGCTGGACCAGGCACGCGTGGGCGGACTGTTGCTCGCTCCCAACATGGACTCACCCAGAGCGGCCGAGATGCTCGACTGGCTCGTGACCACCGGAGTGCCGTCCGTGCTGGTGGAACGGCAGGCCACCGTTCCCCCTCATGACCAGCCGATGGAATCGGTGGTGTCCGACCACGCCTCGGGCGCGATGGCAGCGGTGCGGCACCTCGTGGATCTCGGCCACACACGGGTGGGGCTCGTCCTCAGCGAACAGAGTCCCACCGGGCCCCACGTCCGGCGTGGCTGGATCCAGGCCAGTGCCGAGTGTGGGCTGGACGTCTCCGGGGTCGTCGATCGCATGGTGGCGCGGCGCCAGTCGCTCGACGCCGACCCGGTGATCGGCGACATCATCGACGAATGCCTGTCGTCAGGCACGACCGCCCTGCTCGTCCACGCCGATCCCGAGGCGATCGCCATCGTCCAGCAGTGCCAGAACCAGGGCCTGCACGTTCCCGGGGATCTGTCGATCGTCGCCTACGACGACGAGGTCGCCGGGTTGTTCAGCCCGGCGATCACGGCGGTGCGCCCACCACGCAGTTCCATCGGGCGTGCCGCGATGTGGCTGCTCGCGAGCCGCATGGACGACGCCCACCTGCCGACCCACCGCATCGTGGTCACCCCGAAGCTCCAGGTCCGCGACTCGACCGGCCCGGCGACGCGCGTTCAGGACTGA
- a CDS encoding isochorismatase family protein, with protein MSPIPDLEASALLVVDAQAGVAAGMPRADGVIAVIAGVVDRARLAGVPVVWLRRTDADLRVGEPGWQVVDALAPEPAEQLVDHAWDDAFADTDLAHVVSVVLEAGHCWIVGLGSDAGVLRTYLGAQHRGLAVTLVEDAHCAADVEFDGCRFSARQVAAFVNRLAWRDVSPGVTGDLVSSATIEFADDGLDDTELIARAEEETAAIEQALDDRPDGQS; from the coding sequence GTGAGTCCGATTCCCGACCTCGAAGCGTCGGCGCTCCTCGTGGTGGACGCGCAGGCCGGCGTCGCTGCGGGCATGCCCCGCGCGGACGGCGTGATCGCCGTCATCGCAGGCGTCGTCGATCGTGCCCGCCTCGCCGGGGTGCCGGTCGTGTGGCTTCGACGCACGGACGCGGACCTGCGCGTCGGTGAGCCCGGCTGGCAGGTGGTCGACGCGCTCGCCCCGGAGCCCGCCGAACAACTGGTCGACCATGCCTGGGACGATGCCTTCGCCGACACCGACCTGGCCCATGTCGTCTCGGTCGTGCTGGAGGCCGGGCACTGCTGGATCGTCGGCCTCGGATCCGACGCGGGGGTGCTCCGCACCTATCTGGGGGCCCAGCACCGCGGACTGGCGGTCACGCTGGTCGAGGACGCGCACTGTGCGGCCGATGTGGAATTCGACGGCTGTCGTTTCTCGGCGCGGCAGGTGGCCGCGTTCGTCAACCGGCTGGCGTGGCGCGACGTGTCTCCCGGCGTGACCGGCGACCTCGTGTCGTCCGCCACGATCGAGTTCGCCGACGACGGCCTCGACGACACCGAACTCATCGCCCGCGCGGAGGAGGAGACCGCCGCGATCGAGCAGGCGCTGGACGACCGGCCGGACGGTCAGTCCTGA
- a CDS encoding carbohydrate ABC transporter permease: protein MMAVVAEAPDIDLAAVLDGPPRDHNRSRVSLVGRILLYVVLVIAAALVLLPFYWMVASSLKTNNEVFTVPVQWWPSVPQWENYVTIWVKSDMLTWLKNTLFLSVVVTALQVFTGSFAAYGFSKTRFPGRDVLFLAYIGTIAVPWQSYMIPQFILFSKLGLSNTLWSIVALQAFGAFGVFLMKQYFDTIPEELSEAARLDGLSEFGIYRRIMMPLSVPAIASLTLLMFVTTWNDFLGPLVYLRSPDLWTIQLGLRTFISQYNAEYALIMTGSVLSVLPILIVFLLGQRYFLEGIATSGMKG, encoded by the coding sequence ATGATGGCGGTCGTAGCCGAAGCCCCCGACATCGATCTGGCCGCAGTCCTCGACGGCCCCCCGCGCGACCACAACCGCAGCCGCGTGAGCCTGGTGGGGAGAATCCTGCTCTACGTGGTGCTGGTCATCGCGGCCGCCCTGGTGCTCCTGCCGTTCTACTGGATGGTGGCTTCGTCCCTGAAGACGAACAACGAGGTGTTCACCGTGCCGGTCCAATGGTGGCCGTCGGTGCCCCAGTGGGAGAACTACGTCACTATCTGGGTGAAGTCCGACATGCTCACATGGCTCAAGAACACGCTGTTCCTGTCGGTGGTCGTGACGGCTCTTCAGGTGTTCACCGGCAGTTTTGCCGCGTACGGCTTCTCCAAGACCCGCTTTCCCGGTCGGGACGTGCTCTTCCTCGCCTACATCGGGACGATCGCCGTGCCGTGGCAGTCGTACATGATTCCGCAGTTCATCCTGTTCTCGAAGCTGGGGCTGTCCAACACGCTGTGGTCGATCGTCGCTCTGCAGGCCTTCGGCGCCTTCGGTGTCTTCCTGATGAAGCAGTACTTCGACACCATCCCCGAGGAACTGAGCGAAGCCGCGCGCCTGGACGGGCTGAGCGAGTTCGGCATCTACCGGCGGATCATGATGCCACTGTCGGTGCCGGCCATCGCGAGCCTCACGCTGCTCATGTTCGTCACCACGTGGAACGACTTCCTCGGTCCCCTGGTCTATCTGCGCAGCCCTGACCTGTGGACCATCCAACTCGGCCTGCGCACGTTCATCTCGCAGTACAACGCGGAGTACGCGCTGATCATGACCGGCTCGGTGCTGTCGGTGCTGCCGATCCTGATCGTGTTCCTTCTGGGGCAGCGTTACTTCCTGGAAGGCATCGCGACCTCCGGGATGAAGGGCTGA
- a CDS encoding carbohydrate ABC transporter permease, whose protein sequence is MSESSVAIARPTGAVGTRGPLRRLWLRNALQGWGFILPNFVGFALLTMVPVVTLFYYAFTSWNAFGKAKFTGVENFVRMWNDGSFWTALWNTVYYTAFHIPLTLVVSLGLALLLNRRIRGLAFFRTAAFFPYITSIVAIAVVWNTLFSPDYGPINQFLRAIGIDNPPGWTASATWSMPAVIIVGTWREMGYYMLLFLAGLQTVPRELYEAARVDGANRWQQFWGVTLPMLRPTTFFVTVMLTIGSFKVFDLILVMTEGGPGQSTLVLSQYIYQKGFYENDFGYASAVSIVLFAICIAVTVIQFLYNKRKDA, encoded by the coding sequence ATGTCCGAATCCAGTGTCGCAATCGCCCGTCCGACCGGTGCCGTCGGCACCCGCGGTCCGCTCCGACGCCTGTGGCTGCGAAATGCCCTTCAAGGATGGGGTTTCATTCTGCCGAACTTCGTAGGGTTCGCGCTGCTCACCATGGTGCCGGTGGTCACGCTCTTCTACTACGCGTTCACGAGTTGGAACGCGTTCGGCAAGGCGAAGTTCACCGGTGTGGAGAACTTCGTCCGCATGTGGAACGACGGCAGCTTCTGGACCGCGCTGTGGAACACCGTCTACTACACCGCCTTCCACATCCCGCTCACGCTGGTGGTCTCGCTGGGGCTGGCCCTGCTGCTGAACCGCAGGATCCGGGGCCTGGCGTTCTTCCGGACCGCCGCCTTCTTCCCCTACATCACGTCCATCGTCGCCATCGCCGTGGTGTGGAACACGTTGTTCAGCCCTGACTACGGGCCGATCAACCAGTTCCTGCGTGCCATCGGAATCGACAACCCACCCGGTTGGACGGCGTCGGCCACGTGGTCGATGCCGGCGGTGATCATCGTCGGAACCTGGCGTGAGATGGGCTATTACATGCTGCTCTTCCTCGCGGGGCTCCAGACCGTTCCCCGTGAGCTGTACGAGGCTGCGCGGGTGGACGGCGCGAACCGCTGGCAGCAGTTCTGGGGCGTGACGCTGCCGATGCTGCGTCCCACCACGTTCTTCGTCACCGTGATGCTGACGATCGGCAGCTTCAAGGTCTTCGACCTGATCCTGGTCATGACCGAGGGCGGCCCGGGACAGTCGACCCTCGTCCTGTCGCAGTACATCTACCAGAAGGGGTTCTACGAGAACGACTTCGGGTACGCGTCAGCTGTCTCCATCGTCCTGTTCGCGATCTGTATCGCGGTCACGGTCATCCAGTTCCTCTACAACAAGCGGAAGGACGCATGA
- the rpsF gene encoding 30S ribosomal protein S6, with protein MRKYEIMVIIDPDVDERQVPALLEKHLKTITAGEGTVDGQDIWGRRRMAYEINKKPEGIYAVLGVTAEPHVVSEMDRLMTIDEQIMRTKVMRTDK; from the coding sequence ATGCGCAAATACGAGATCATGGTCATCATCGACCCCGACGTCGACGAGCGCCAGGTGCCTGCTCTGCTGGAGAAGCATCTGAAGACCATCACCGCTGGTGAAGGCACCGTCGACGGCCAGGACATCTGGGGTCGGCGCCGCATGGCCTACGAGATCAACAAGAAGCCCGAAGGCATCTATGCGGTCCTCGGCGTCACGGCCGAGCCGCATGTCGTCTCCGAGATGGATCGTCTGATGACGATCGACGAGCAGATCATGCGCACCAAGGTGATGCGCACCGACAAGTAG
- a CDS encoding DUF2264 domain-containing protein — MEANEGRSLSSRWGRPELVAFADRLVTAVRPYASPGHSMIVLPGPEGGYGRRVDGLEGFARTFLLAGFRLAGERGADPDGLADWYAQGLATGTDPSSPERWLRMDEHPQAKVEAASIALVLDLTRPWIWDRLDPVVQERVVAYLSHVVGDDTYPRINWVWFRLVVQTFLRSVGGPFSLGEMAEDLATHDGFARAGGWMADGRERSYDHYVGWALHVYPTLWGRMAGAEEFAAPRREHDTAMLDRYLTDAIHLVGGDGSPLIEGRSLAYRFAAAAPFWTGVIAGVPSVPAGQLRRAATRIVQHFAARGVPDDAGLLSTGWFRRWQGLAQAYSGPGSPYWASKGLLGIALPADHPVWEAPEIPLPVERADTLRVVEAPAWIVSGTREDGLVRVINHGTDHAEPGAMCGDSPLYARLGYSTATFPLLDVASWVSPVDQSVTLLDADGIATHRAGMEVLDLGIADAPVPIAWAASRSSAHWLDPDPVQQNHGYGYTGEAHPAGVLTVVSLVRDRWEVRLVRIDSLAGDAATTLRIGGWPVSGDESRIAGTTGSVRTGRTASVSDGWLVSRITGVLGDTRPGIDSRTGASPLGEFSCTPWTALDPVPGVWMGVLIEFFASTNAGDEGTCTVEELTEAGASLAIRIQWPDGVTTDTRARIGRSSEQPTAGGR, encoded by the coding sequence ATGGAAGCCAACGAAGGCAGATCGCTGTCGAGCCGGTGGGGACGTCCCGAGCTCGTCGCGTTCGCCGATCGTCTTGTCACCGCGGTTCGTCCGTACGCATCTCCCGGCCATTCGATGATCGTCCTCCCGGGGCCCGAGGGCGGCTACGGTCGCCGGGTCGACGGCCTGGAGGGCTTCGCCCGAACCTTCCTGCTGGCCGGCTTCCGCCTCGCGGGGGAGCGTGGCGCCGATCCCGACGGTCTGGCCGACTGGTACGCCCAGGGGCTTGCCACGGGCACCGACCCCTCGTCCCCCGAGCGCTGGCTGCGCATGGATGAACACCCGCAGGCGAAGGTGGAGGCGGCCTCGATAGCGCTGGTGCTCGACCTCACGCGTCCCTGGATCTGGGATCGCCTCGATCCGGTGGTTCAGGAGCGGGTCGTCGCGTATCTGTCCCACGTCGTCGGCGACGACACCTATCCCCGGATCAACTGGGTCTGGTTCCGCCTCGTGGTGCAGACCTTCCTCCGCTCGGTCGGCGGACCGTTCTCGCTCGGCGAGATGGCCGAGGACCTCGCCACTCACGACGGCTTCGCGCGTGCCGGCGGCTGGATGGCCGACGGCCGAGAGCGTTCCTACGATCACTATGTCGGATGGGCCCTGCACGTGTACCCGACCTTGTGGGGCAGGATGGCGGGCGCCGAGGAATTCGCCGCGCCGCGACGCGAGCACGACACCGCCATGCTCGACCGCTACCTCACCGACGCGATCCACCTGGTCGGCGGCGACGGGTCGCCGCTCATCGAGGGCCGCAGCCTGGCATACCGGTTCGCGGCGGCCGCTCCTTTCTGGACCGGCGTCATCGCGGGCGTGCCCTCGGTCCCCGCCGGGCAACTGCGGCGGGCGGCCACACGGATCGTCCAGCATTTCGCCGCCCGCGGGGTGCCGGACGACGCGGGCCTGCTCTCGACCGGGTGGTTTCGCCGGTGGCAGGGCCTGGCCCAGGCGTACTCGGGGCCCGGCTCGCCCTATTGGGCCAGCAAGGGATTGCTCGGCATCGCGCTGCCCGCCGACCACCCCGTGTGGGAGGCGCCCGAGATCCCGCTTCCCGTCGAGCGTGCCGACACCCTTCGCGTCGTGGAAGCGCCCGCGTGGATCGTCTCCGGCACCAGGGAGGACGGTCTGGTCCGGGTGATCAATCACGGCACGGATCATGCCGAGCCCGGGGCGATGTGCGGCGACTCTCCCCTGTACGCCCGCCTCGGCTACTCCACGGCGACCTTCCCCCTGCTCGACGTGGCGAGTTGGGTCTCGCCCGTCGACCAGAGCGTCACCCTGCTCGACGCCGATGGCATCGCCACCCACCGAGCGGGCATGGAGGTGCTCGATCTGGGTATCGCGGACGCCCCTGTCCCGATCGCCTGGGCGGCCTCGCGGTCCTCCGCCCACTGGCTCGATCCCGATCCGGTGCAGCAGAACCACGGCTACGGCTACACGGGCGAGGCACACCCGGCAGGCGTGCTGACCGTCGTGTCGCTCGTCCGGGACAGGTGGGAGGTACGCCTCGTCCGCATCGACTCCCTCGCGGGTGACGCGGCGACCACGTTGCGGATCGGCGGCTGGCCCGTGTCGGGGGACGAGTCCCGGATCGCCGGGACGACCGGCTCGGTGCGCACCGGCCGAACCGCTTCGGTGTCGGACGGGTGGCTCGTGTCGAGGATCACGGGTGTCCTGGGCGATACGAGGCCCGGAATCGACTCACGAACCGGCGCGAGCCCGCTCGGTGAGTTCAGCTGCACACCATGGACGGCCCTGGACCCGGTACCCGGTGTCTGGATGGGCGTCCTGATCGAATTCTTCGCCAGCACGAACGCTGGCGATGAGGGCACCTGCACGGTCGAGGAGTTGACCGAGGCCGGTGCCAGCCTGGCGATCCGTATCCAGTGGCCCGATGGGGTCACGACGGACACCAGGGCTCGGATCGGCCGGTCATCAGAACAACCGACGGCCGGCGGACGATAA
- a CDS encoding heparinase II/III family protein — protein MADNPRFIGPLAELWAPRSPDWLDGILLAPEESLPIPPADDRAVWAPTVGSADQNALAAIMSRADDDLGRPWPIPRATQYARYFRDGDRDEYEQTVFARQRRLSRAAVAAATTLAPEWLDEVADGVILLCEQSSWCWPAHDDTHRRHGAVLPTASSPFLDLGAGEVVAQLAWIDHLLGRELDEHVPGVCARIRHEAALRVIDPFLTRRDWHWIGLDGDVHNWNPWIHGNVLVAALALMEPSPARDRVIGLVVEGLDRYVAALPPDGATDEGYSYWWNGACRALEALGLLAHATGGRLDAVSQVPALRATVAFPHRMHLGDDWYLNVADGQARPTDQQPWQAVHQAALRVGDDLARAHAVAHRDTAGALASEALGLGRLLGALTDPEWLRSPPMTSPLPRDVWLPSIQVLMARPTAGSTAGLTLAAKGGNNGEHHNHNDVGSVVVALGGVPVLVDAGRPTYTAQTFGPDRYGIWTMQSSWHGVPEIRGVAQPAGVRYAARDVRAVAGASTTSLTLDLALCYPEAGVRSWRRTSALDREFGIVTITDTWQLDADPLAPACVLHLVLAGAVEQTGDRSLLVHALEDAGTVEVEASAGTFSIEVKALDDPLLSEVWGPELVRATVTLGRSTAGTCTVSIRETAHGRATSRRGTTA, from the coding sequence GTGGCGGACAATCCGCGCTTCATCGGCCCGCTCGCCGAGCTGTGGGCTCCGCGGTCTCCCGACTGGTTGGACGGCATCCTGCTCGCCCCGGAGGAGAGCCTGCCCATACCGCCCGCGGACGATCGCGCGGTATGGGCCCCCACCGTGGGCTCCGCCGACCAGAACGCTCTCGCCGCGATCATGAGCCGGGCCGACGACGATCTCGGCCGCCCCTGGCCCATCCCACGCGCCACCCAGTACGCGCGATACTTCCGTGACGGCGACCGCGACGAGTACGAGCAGACGGTGTTCGCGCGGCAACGCCGGCTCAGCCGCGCGGCGGTCGCAGCCGCCACCACCCTGGCCCCCGAATGGCTCGACGAGGTGGCCGACGGCGTGATCCTGCTCTGCGAGCAGAGCTCGTGGTGCTGGCCCGCACACGACGACACGCACCGGCGACACGGAGCCGTCCTTCCCACCGCATCGTCGCCCTTTCTCGATCTCGGTGCAGGCGAGGTGGTCGCCCAGCTCGCCTGGATCGATCATCTGCTGGGCCGCGAGCTGGACGAGCACGTCCCGGGCGTATGTGCCCGTATCCGCCACGAAGCGGCTCTACGGGTCATCGACCCGTTCCTCACCCGACGCGACTGGCACTGGATCGGGCTCGACGGCGACGTCCACAACTGGAATCCCTGGATCCACGGCAACGTACTGGTAGCGGCCCTGGCCCTCATGGAGCCGTCGCCGGCCCGCGACCGCGTCATCGGCCTGGTCGTCGAAGGCCTCGACCGCTACGTGGCCGCGCTGCCCCCCGACGGCGCCACCGACGAGGGCTACTCCTACTGGTGGAACGGCGCCTGCCGTGCCCTGGAGGCCCTCGGCCTGCTCGCGCACGCCACCGGGGGCCGCCTCGACGCGGTGTCACAGGTGCCCGCCCTCCGTGCCACAGTCGCCTTCCCGCACCGGATGCACCTGGGCGACGACTGGTACCTCAACGTGGCCGACGGCCAGGCACGCCCGACCGATCAGCAGCCGTGGCAGGCCGTTCACCAGGCGGCCCTGCGGGTTGGCGACGACCTGGCCCGAGCCCACGCCGTCGCCCACCGCGACACCGCGGGCGCCCTGGCCTCTGAAGCCCTGGGGCTCGGCCGACTGCTCGGTGCGCTCACCGATCCGGAGTGGCTGCGGTCGCCACCCATGACCTCGCCCCTACCGCGCGACGTCTGGCTCCCTTCGATCCAGGTGCTGATGGCGCGGCCGACTGCGGGCAGCACCGCGGGCCTGACGTTGGCCGCCAAGGGCGGGAACAACGGTGAACACCACAACCACAACGACGTCGGCAGCGTGGTGGTCGCCCTGGGCGGCGTACCGGTGCTCGTCGACGCCGGACGGCCCACCTACACCGCCCAGACGTTCGGTCCCGACCGCTACGGCATCTGGACGATGCAGAGTTCCTGGCACGGCGTCCCCGAGATCCGTGGCGTCGCCCAGCCCGCCGGGGTGCGGTACGCGGCACGCGACGTACGGGCCGTGGCGGGCGCGTCCACGACCTCACTCACCCTCGATCTCGCCCTGTGCTACCCGGAGGCCGGCGTTCGATCGTGGCGGCGCACCTCCGCGCTCGACCGCGAGTTCGGGATCGTCACGATCACCGATACCTGGCAGCTGGACGCGGACCCCCTCGCGCCGGCCTGCGTCCTCCATCTCGTACTGGCCGGCGCCGTCGAGCAGACGGGCGACCGAAGCCTGCTCGTCCATGCGCTGGAGGACGCCGGGACGGTCGAGGTGGAGGCATCGGCCGGCACCTTCTCGATCGAGGTCAAGGCGTTGGACGACCCCCTCCTGTCGGAGGTGTGGGGGCCCGAGCTCGTCCGCGCCACCGTGACCCTGGGCCGCAGCACGGCGGGCACCTGCACGGTGAGCATCCGCGAGACCGCCCATGGACGAGCCACCAGCAGACGGGGGACGACAGCATGA